One Brassica napus cultivar Da-Ae chromosome A1, Da-Ae, whole genome shotgun sequence genomic region harbors:
- the LOC106360569 gene encoding uncharacterized protein LOC106360569 isoform X1: MASRFQEASLVTSPSYPNAVAWSSENLIAVAAGHLVIILNPALPSGPRGVISVPNAEPYQIGKVRYEDLLSGGLLPSSLKRERHPSVRSLSWSHLGMSQNYGCLLAVCSAEGRVKLYRPPFSDFSADWLEIADVSDLLFENLLSINFGESNNPSSTSLSNKDQVVQPDHEDDERIPILRTRKRRKTSLDNINLREMDISDQASCSKQDNQTVNNVLAIELYEQPSNAHNCHSLPKAPKKCSREISPEKYVSREALLSSLSVAWSSLLTFSTEGSSCQNLLRFSLLAIGSKSGCVSIWKVHAPESYHIERGNVSPNVELTAIIQAHSSWVSTMSWGISGCDSSNPQMLLVTGSCDGSVKIWMSNKEDLQKSVEVYTSSFFLLKQVVAVNLVPVSTLSFVVNNYSDEMRLAIGKGSGSFEVWKCEISTRKFEQVASTNAHDQVVTGLAWSYDGRCLYSCSQDNYVRNWILSENTISEVPIPANTPGLSSTSDLPDDFLSCLGVALSPGNLAVALVRSFNIELLNPMYEARSQKAAVEFIWNGAQQCGESEYCSETITEAILGFSKNEYAYWESNLLWSLKEFKDYNKPLVLWDMIAAMLAFKQSMPEFVELVTTKWLSVSYLGFHADIPMEDLVPKISKRFSDVPSRLLHILNVISRRVMLSELKTDEINRKLQGQRMNNEEETDLWLKLLQESERELRERLVGLSFSAYLTAESAPSTGNWHPAGLAQMQQWVEINHDIVDNQLQTLSLEVKSSLTRSSSNSTETALEEETCPYCAAPVHFKSPEEAVCQAPHQKKKKERCDQGHKLERCCVSMQVCPPTPLWFCKCCNRLTLELAPEALFTLPSFPNDLKWLPEYSFSKVAFKPFCLFCGILLQRKQPEFLLSASPV, translated from the exons ATGGCGTCGCGGTTCCAGGAGGCGTCACTGGTTACTTCGCCATCGTACCCTAACGCCGTCGCTTGGTCATCGGAAAATCTGATCGCCGTCGCCGCTGGCCACCTCGTCATCATCCTC AATCCGGCATTGCCAAGTGGACCTCGTGGGGTGATCTCAGTCCCTAACGCGGAGCCTTATCAGATTGGCAAGGTTCGCTATGAAG ATTTGCTTAGTGGTGGACTCTTACCTTCGAGTTTGAAGAGGGAAAGACATCCCTCTGTCCGCTCTCTCTCATGGTCTCACTTAGGAATGTCTCAAAACTACgg CTGCTTACTGGCTGTTTGCTCAGCAGAAGGCAGGGTTAAGCTATACCGACCTCCCTTTTCTGATTTCTCTGCTGACTGGCTCGAG aTTGCCGATGTATCTGATTTGCTTTTTGAGAATCTATTAAGCATCAACTTTGGAGAATCCAACAATCCTTCTTCTACCTCATTATCTAACAAG GATCAAGTGGTGCAACCTGaccatgaagatgatgaaaggATTCCAATTCTCAGGACACGCAAGCGAAGAAAAACGAGCCTAGACAACAT AAACTTGCGTGAAATGGATATTTCAGATCAAGCATCATGTTCCAAGCAAGATAACCAAACGGTGAATAAT GTACTTGCGATTGAATTGTATGAACAGCCAAGCAATGCTCACAATTGTCACTCTTTGCCTAAAGCTCCGAAAAAGTGCAGTCGAGAGATAAGTCCAGAGAAGTATGTTTCTCGTGAGGCATTATTGTCCTCTCTTTCTGTCGCCTGGTCCTCTTTACTAACCTTCTCAACAGAAGGTTCTTCTTGTCAGAATCTGTTAAGATTCTCTCTTTTGGCAATTGGTTCAAAGTCCGGTTGTGTTTCCATATGGAAAGTCCATGCACCAGAAAGCTATCACATTGAACGTGGCAATGTATCTCCCAACGTGGAACTTACAGCTATTATTCAGGCCCATAGTTCATGGGTTTCAACGATGAGTTGGGGAATTTCTGGCTGCGATTCTTCCAATCCGCAAATGCTGTTGGTTACTGGGAGTTGCGATGGTAG TGTGAAGATTTGGATGAGCAACAAAGAAGACTTGCAAAAATCTGTTGAGGTCTACACATCttcattttttctattaaaacag GTTGTAGCGGTGAACCTTGTTCCGGTTTCAACGCTTTCATTTGTTGTGAACAATTACTCTGATGAAATGCGCTTGGCAATCGGCAAAGGATCTGGTTCCTTTGAAGTATGGAAGTGTGAAATATCTACCAGAAAGTTTGAACAAGTTGCTTCAACTAATGCTCATGACCAAGTG GTTACGGGTTTAGCTTGGTCATATGATGGCCGTTGTTTGTACAGTTGCAGTCAG GATAATTATGTCCGAAACTGGATCTTATCTGAGAATACCATCTCTGAAGTGCCAATTCCTGCAAACACTCCTGGTCTCAGTAGCACAAGTGAT ctTCCTGACGACTTTCTGTCATGTCTTGGTGTTGCATTGTCCCCTGGAAACCTTGCTGTTGCTTTG GTCCGCAGCTTTAATATTGAACTCTTGAATCCGATGTACGAAGCAAG GTCACAGAAGGCTGCTGTAGAGTTCATATGGAATGGTGCACAACAATGTGGAGAATCGGAATATTGTTCGGAGACGATAACCGAAGCTATTCTGGGATTCTCCAAGAACGAATACGCATACTGGGAATCTAATTTGCTATGGTCGTTGAAAGAGTTCAAAGATTATAATAAGCCTCTAGTTCTTTGGGATATGATAGCAGCTATGTTGGCGTTCAAACAATCAATGCCGGAGTTTGTTGAATTGGTAACAACCAAATGGCTCTCTGTGTCGTACCTTGGGTTTCATGCTGATATCCCCATGGAAGATCTTGTACCAAAGATCTCCAAACGCTTCTCTGATGTTCCTTCAAGGTTATTACATATTCTCAACGTAATCTCCAGACGTGTAATGTTATCAGAGCTCAAAACGGATGAAATCAACAGAAAACTGCAAGGTCAGAGAATGAACAATGAAGAAGAGACTGATCTGTGGCTCAAACTGCTCCAGGAAAGCGAAAGAGAGCTCCGGGAAAGATTGGTTGGTCTCAGCTTCTCCGCTTATCTAACTGCTGAGTCAGCTCCTTCCACTGGGAACTGGCATCCAGCGGGATTGGCTCAGATGCAACAATGGGTTGAGATCAATCACGATATCGTCGATAATCAGCTCCAAACACTTTCATTAGAAGTAAAATCTAGTCTAACAAG ATCAAGTAGTAATAGCACAGAAACCGCATTAGAGGAAGAGACCTGTCCTTATTGTGCGGCGCCAGTCCATTTCAAGTCGCCAGAAGAAGCTGTTTGCCAAGCTCCGcaccaaaagaagaagaaagagagatgcGATCAAGGACACAAACTTGAGAGGTGTTGCGTCTCAATGCAAGTATGTCCACCCACTCCTTTATGGTTCTGCAAATGCTGCAACCGTTTGACTTTAGAGCTCGCTCCAGAGGCCTTATTCACATTGCCGTCGTTCCCGAATGATCTCAAGTGGCTTCCGGAATATTCCTTTAGCAAAGTTGCCTTCAAACCATTCTGCCTCTTCTGTGGAATTCTCTTGCAGAGAAAGCAGCCGGAGTTTCTGCTATCTGCTTCACCTGTATGA
- the LOC106360569 gene encoding uncharacterized protein LOC106360569 isoform X2, which yields MSQNYGCLLAVCSAEGRVKLYRPPFSDFSADWLEIADVSDLLFENLLSINFGESNNPSSTSLSNKDQVVQPDHEDDERIPILRTRKRRKTSLDNINLREMDISDQASCSKQDNQTVNNVLAIELYEQPSNAHNCHSLPKAPKKCSREISPEKYVSREALLSSLSVAWSSLLTFSTEGSSCQNLLRFSLLAIGSKSGCVSIWKVHAPESYHIERGNVSPNVELTAIIQAHSSWVSTMSWGISGCDSSNPQMLLVTGSCDGSVKIWMSNKEDLQKSVEVYTSSFFLLKQVVAVNLVPVSTLSFVVNNYSDEMRLAIGKGSGSFEVWKCEISTRKFEQVASTNAHDQVVTGLAWSYDGRCLYSCSQDNYVRNWILSENTISEVPIPANTPGLSSTSDLPDDFLSCLGVALSPGNLAVALVRSFNIELLNPMYEARSQKAAVEFIWNGAQQCGESEYCSETITEAILGFSKNEYAYWESNLLWSLKEFKDYNKPLVLWDMIAAMLAFKQSMPEFVELVTTKWLSVSYLGFHADIPMEDLVPKISKRFSDVPSRLLHILNVISRRVMLSELKTDEINRKLQGQRMNNEEETDLWLKLLQESERELRERLVGLSFSAYLTAESAPSTGNWHPAGLAQMQQWVEINHDIVDNQLQTLSLEVKSSLTRSSSNSTETALEEETCPYCAAPVHFKSPEEAVCQAPHQKKKKERCDQGHKLERCCVSMQVCPPTPLWFCKCCNRLTLELAPEALFTLPSFPNDLKWLPEYSFSKVAFKPFCLFCGILLQRKQPEFLLSASPV from the exons ATGTCTCAAAACTACgg CTGCTTACTGGCTGTTTGCTCAGCAGAAGGCAGGGTTAAGCTATACCGACCTCCCTTTTCTGATTTCTCTGCTGACTGGCTCGAG aTTGCCGATGTATCTGATTTGCTTTTTGAGAATCTATTAAGCATCAACTTTGGAGAATCCAACAATCCTTCTTCTACCTCATTATCTAACAAG GATCAAGTGGTGCAACCTGaccatgaagatgatgaaaggATTCCAATTCTCAGGACACGCAAGCGAAGAAAAACGAGCCTAGACAACAT AAACTTGCGTGAAATGGATATTTCAGATCAAGCATCATGTTCCAAGCAAGATAACCAAACGGTGAATAAT GTACTTGCGATTGAATTGTATGAACAGCCAAGCAATGCTCACAATTGTCACTCTTTGCCTAAAGCTCCGAAAAAGTGCAGTCGAGAGATAAGTCCAGAGAAGTATGTTTCTCGTGAGGCATTATTGTCCTCTCTTTCTGTCGCCTGGTCCTCTTTACTAACCTTCTCAACAGAAGGTTCTTCTTGTCAGAATCTGTTAAGATTCTCTCTTTTGGCAATTGGTTCAAAGTCCGGTTGTGTTTCCATATGGAAAGTCCATGCACCAGAAAGCTATCACATTGAACGTGGCAATGTATCTCCCAACGTGGAACTTACAGCTATTATTCAGGCCCATAGTTCATGGGTTTCAACGATGAGTTGGGGAATTTCTGGCTGCGATTCTTCCAATCCGCAAATGCTGTTGGTTACTGGGAGTTGCGATGGTAG TGTGAAGATTTGGATGAGCAACAAAGAAGACTTGCAAAAATCTGTTGAGGTCTACACATCttcattttttctattaaaacag GTTGTAGCGGTGAACCTTGTTCCGGTTTCAACGCTTTCATTTGTTGTGAACAATTACTCTGATGAAATGCGCTTGGCAATCGGCAAAGGATCTGGTTCCTTTGAAGTATGGAAGTGTGAAATATCTACCAGAAAGTTTGAACAAGTTGCTTCAACTAATGCTCATGACCAAGTG GTTACGGGTTTAGCTTGGTCATATGATGGCCGTTGTTTGTACAGTTGCAGTCAG GATAATTATGTCCGAAACTGGATCTTATCTGAGAATACCATCTCTGAAGTGCCAATTCCTGCAAACACTCCTGGTCTCAGTAGCACAAGTGAT ctTCCTGACGACTTTCTGTCATGTCTTGGTGTTGCATTGTCCCCTGGAAACCTTGCTGTTGCTTTG GTCCGCAGCTTTAATATTGAACTCTTGAATCCGATGTACGAAGCAAG GTCACAGAAGGCTGCTGTAGAGTTCATATGGAATGGTGCACAACAATGTGGAGAATCGGAATATTGTTCGGAGACGATAACCGAAGCTATTCTGGGATTCTCCAAGAACGAATACGCATACTGGGAATCTAATTTGCTATGGTCGTTGAAAGAGTTCAAAGATTATAATAAGCCTCTAGTTCTTTGGGATATGATAGCAGCTATGTTGGCGTTCAAACAATCAATGCCGGAGTTTGTTGAATTGGTAACAACCAAATGGCTCTCTGTGTCGTACCTTGGGTTTCATGCTGATATCCCCATGGAAGATCTTGTACCAAAGATCTCCAAACGCTTCTCTGATGTTCCTTCAAGGTTATTACATATTCTCAACGTAATCTCCAGACGTGTAATGTTATCAGAGCTCAAAACGGATGAAATCAACAGAAAACTGCAAGGTCAGAGAATGAACAATGAAGAAGAGACTGATCTGTGGCTCAAACTGCTCCAGGAAAGCGAAAGAGAGCTCCGGGAAAGATTGGTTGGTCTCAGCTTCTCCGCTTATCTAACTGCTGAGTCAGCTCCTTCCACTGGGAACTGGCATCCAGCGGGATTGGCTCAGATGCAACAATGGGTTGAGATCAATCACGATATCGTCGATAATCAGCTCCAAACACTTTCATTAGAAGTAAAATCTAGTCTAACAAG ATCAAGTAGTAATAGCACAGAAACCGCATTAGAGGAAGAGACCTGTCCTTATTGTGCGGCGCCAGTCCATTTCAAGTCGCCAGAAGAAGCTGTTTGCCAAGCTCCGcaccaaaagaagaagaaagagagatgcGATCAAGGACACAAACTTGAGAGGTGTTGCGTCTCAATGCAAGTATGTCCACCCACTCCTTTATGGTTCTGCAAATGCTGCAACCGTTTGACTTTAGAGCTCGCTCCAGAGGCCTTATTCACATTGCCGTCGTTCCCGAATGATCTCAAGTGGCTTCCGGAATATTCCTTTAGCAAAGTTGCCTTCAAACCATTCTGCCTCTTCTGTGGAATTCTCTTGCAGAGAAAGCAGCCGGAGTTTCTGCTATCTGCTTCACCTGTATGA
- the LOC106358747 gene encoding uncharacterized protein LOC106358747, producing the protein MVSLAKSNGEKPDWILSDYWRVMSEYWRTSKAKDKSEKARASRLSRRDGLGVHRHRAGSRSYAKVQDVLEANNEDSSFIAVLKKTHQKSDGTYVDERARLIAEKFDECVQERLSEMENSSGEDLTIDNLTLEEKNEIYSKIVGTSKQGRVFGLGSLQRGVLMPLESSTGSPLGSADVETITHRVGELEAELQKSHDEYEDLKKRIEDVEAFCFNTN; encoded by the exons ATGGTTAGTCTCGCAAAGTCAAATGGAGAAAAACCTGATTGGATTTTGTCTGATTACTGGAGGGTAATGTCTGAGTATTGGAGAACATCAAAGGCCAAAGATAAAAGTGAGAAAGCTCGGGCTTCTCGTCTATCTAGACGTGATGGTTTAGGTGTACACCGACACAGAGCAGGCTCACGTTCTTATGCAAAAGTTCAGGATGTTTTG GAGGCAAACAATGAAGACTCTTCTTTCATTGCTGTGCTGAAAAAAACACACCAGAAATCTGATGGAACTTATGTTGATGAAAGAGCTCGACTAATTGCTGAGAAATTTGATGAATGTGTTCAAGAACGCTTGTCTGAAATGGAAAATTCTAGTGGAGAGGATTTGACAATAGACAATCTCACCCTTGAAGAGAAAAATGAAATCTATTCTAAG ATTGTTGGAACATCAAAACAAGGTCGTGTATTTGGACTTGGGTCACTCCAAAGAGGTGTTTTAATGCCTTTAGAGTCTTCGACGGGTTCTCCACTAGGTAGTGCAGATGTGGAGACAATAACTCATCGAGTGGGAGAGCTTGAAGCTGAATTGCAAAAGAGTCATGATGAGTATGAAGACCTTAAGAAACGAATTGAAGATGTGGAGGCTTTCTGCTTCAACACAAACTAG